In Geotalea uraniireducens, one genomic interval encodes:
- the murD gene encoding UDP-N-acetylmuramoyl-L-alanine--D-glutamate ligase, with protein MKLVDKHILVVGLARTGIAVTRFLARSGARVTVTDLRSAETLAAALDELAGLAVDYVLGRHDEADFAAAELVVVSPGVPQDSPYLLAARRAGREVITEIELAARFIVAPLAAITGTNGKTTTTTLTGEIFRGCGFRTFVGGNIGNPLIELVESGEAAERVVVEISSFQLEWIREFHPRVAVLLNLTEDHLDRYATFDEYIAAKMRIFENQDAGDYAILNLDDPLVASLAGGLKAAVFPMSQQREFAAGIFHRDGTIVFRHAGREERFPTASFKLPGVHNLDNIMAALATALLLGCDAQRALAAVEGFVGLPHRMEFVRELDGVRYYEDSKATNVGSVEKALASFTAITLIAGGKDKGGSYAPLEPLVRERVEHLILIGEAKERMARELGQLTDTRQCTTLEEAVTLAAQLAAPGGVVLFSPACSSFDMFRDYAERAERFKAAVRALVGRSGR; from the coding sequence ATGAAGCTTGTCGACAAACATATCCTGGTAGTTGGCCTGGCCCGGACCGGTATCGCGGTCACCCGCTTTCTGGCGCGCAGCGGCGCCCGGGTGACGGTTACCGACCTGCGGTCGGCGGAGACACTGGCTGCTGCCCTCGACGAACTGGCCGGCCTAGCCGTCGACTATGTCCTGGGCCGGCACGACGAGGCAGATTTCGCTGCTGCCGAGCTGGTGGTGGTCAGCCCGGGGGTGCCGCAGGACAGCCCGTATCTCTTGGCCGCCCGCCGCGCCGGGCGCGAGGTAATCACCGAGATCGAATTGGCCGCCCGCTTCATTGTGGCGCCGTTGGCGGCGATCACCGGCACCAACGGCAAGACGACAACTACCACGCTCACCGGCGAGATCTTCCGTGGCTGCGGCTTCCGGACCTTTGTCGGCGGCAATATCGGCAACCCGCTCATCGAGCTGGTGGAGAGCGGCGAAGCGGCGGAGCGGGTAGTGGTGGAGATCAGCTCGTTCCAGCTGGAGTGGATCAGAGAGTTCCATCCCCGGGTGGCGGTGCTACTCAATCTCACCGAAGACCACCTCGACCGCTATGCCACCTTTGACGAGTACATTGCCGCCAAGATGCGGATCTTCGAGAACCAGGACGCCGGCGACTATGCCATCCTCAACCTCGACGACCCGCTGGTCGCTTCCCTGGCCGGCGGGCTCAAGGCTGCCGTTTTCCCGATGAGCCAGCAGCGGGAGTTTGCCGCAGGAATCTTCCACCGGGACGGCACTATCGTTTTCCGTCACGCCGGCCGGGAAGAGCGTTTCCCGACGGCTAGCTTCAAGCTGCCGGGTGTGCATAATCTCGACAACATCATGGCAGCGTTGGCCACGGCGCTGCTGCTCGGCTGCGATGCCCAACGGGCCCTGGCGGCGGTAGAAGGGTTTGTCGGGCTTCCCCACCGGATGGAATTCGTCCGGGAGTTGGATGGAGTCCGTTACTACGAGGACAGCAAAGCGACCAATGTCGGCAGTGTGGAGAAGGCGCTGGCCAGTTTCACGGCGATCACCCTCATTGCCGGCGGCAAGGACAAAGGGGGCTCCTATGCTCCGCTCGAACCGCTCGTGCGGGAGCGGGTGGAGCACCTGATCCTGATCGGCGAGGCGAAGGAACGGATGGCTCGTGAACTGGGCCAGCTCACCGATACCCGCCAGTGCACCACTCTGGAAGAAGCGGTGACGCTGGCGGCGCAACTCGCCGCGCCGGGCGGGGTGGTCCTGTTCTCCCCGGCCTGCTCCAGTTTCGACATGTTTCGTGACTATGCCGAGCGGGCCGAGCGGTTCAAGGCCGCCGTCCGCGCCTTAGTCGGGAGGTCGGGACGATGA
- the mraY gene encoding phospho-N-acetylmuramoyl-pentapeptide-transferase, which produces MLYHLLYPLAGDIRLFNVFKYLTFRAIYAVITALVVSFILGPWMIRKLEALQARQVIRTDGPESHLKKSGTPTMGGVLILSAIVIPTLLWADLTNRYIWTTLFIIVGYGLIGFTDDYKKVVEKNPKGLSPRQKMFWQLLIAGAAVVFLVFSSGISTEIYFPFFKKLHPDLSYLYIPFAVLVIVGASNAVNLTDGLDGLAIGPVAINAATYLLFAYIAGNARLSGYLQIPYVPGAGELAVLCGAMVGAGIGFLWYNAYPAEVFMGDVGSLSLGGGLGILAVITKQEILLVIVGGIFVIEALSVIFQVGSYKYRGKRIFRMAPIHHHFELKGVAEPKIIVRFWIITIILALVAISTLKLR; this is translated from the coding sequence ATGCTCTACCATCTGCTCTATCCGCTGGCCGGCGACATCCGGCTGTTCAACGTCTTCAAGTACCTGACGTTCCGGGCGATCTACGCGGTGATCACCGCGCTGGTCGTCTCGTTTATCCTCGGCCCCTGGATGATCAGGAAACTGGAAGCGCTTCAGGCGCGGCAGGTGATCCGTACCGACGGACCGGAATCGCACCTGAAAAAGTCGGGGACGCCGACCATGGGCGGGGTGCTGATCCTCTCCGCCATCGTCATCCCGACTCTCCTCTGGGCCGATCTGACTAACCGCTACATCTGGACGACCCTGTTCATCATTGTTGGCTACGGGCTGATCGGTTTCACCGACGACTATAAGAAAGTCGTGGAGAAAAATCCGAAAGGACTCTCTCCCCGGCAGAAGATGTTCTGGCAGCTGCTGATCGCCGGTGCGGCGGTGGTTTTCCTGGTGTTCAGCTCGGGGATCTCGACGGAGATCTACTTTCCGTTTTTCAAAAAGCTGCATCCCGATCTTTCTTATCTGTATATCCCCTTTGCCGTACTGGTGATCGTCGGTGCCAGCAATGCCGTGAATCTGACCGACGGCCTGGACGGCCTGGCGATCGGGCCGGTGGCGATCAATGCCGCCACTTACCTGCTGTTCGCCTACATTGCCGGCAATGCCCGGCTGTCCGGCTACCTGCAGATTCCCTACGTACCGGGAGCCGGGGAACTGGCGGTTCTCTGCGGGGCAATGGTCGGGGCGGGCATCGGTTTCCTCTGGTACAACGCCTACCCCGCCGAAGTATTCATGGGGGATGTGGGCTCGCTGTCGCTGGGCGGCGGACTCGGCATCCTGGCGGTGATTACCAAACAGGAGATTCTCCTCGTCATTGTCGGCGGGATTTTTGTCATTGAGGCGCTGTCGGTCATTTTTCAGGTCGGTTCCTACAAGTACCGGGGGAAACGGATTTTCCGCATGGCGCCTATTCACCATCATTTCGAACTGAAAGGGGTCGCGGAGCCGAAAATCATCGTCCGGTTCTGGATCATCACGATCATCCTGGCGCTGGTGGCGATTTCAACCCTGAAGCTGCGGTAA
- a CDS encoding UDP-N-acetylmuramoyl-tripeptide--D-alanyl-D-alanine ligase: MLFTRSDIAAATGGTLLGEAAGTVSGVSTDSRTVAAGELFVPLRGERFDGHDYLAAAAARGVQTVLVEQQWLAANQPPAGVAVVAVPDTLRALGDLASFHRRRFRIPVVAVTGSNGKTTTKEMLAAILSRTGAGLKTSGNLNNLIGLPQMLLQLNADHRWAVLEMGMSAFGEIDRLAEIAQPELGIITNAYPAHLETLGSVEGVARAKGELFLRLPVGGCAIFNADDPLIVACPSPDGVRRFSFGLHNADVTAAEIESLGRDGQRFLLRLPTATVPVKLRAFGRHNVANALAAAAAAYLLDIHPEEIARGLEDFTPYARRFNLEEVGGLVLIDDSYNANPASMAAALTTVRELHDKRSAVAVLGDMLELGEGTEEAHRQLGRLAATCVNRLYVLGGMAKIVAAGALEGGLEEQAVIVAANHDEILADLRRTVATGDFILVKGSRGMVMERIAEGIRKMGTAATGKEGAV; this comes from the coding sequence GTGCTGTTTACCCGGAGTGACATAGCCGCGGCCACCGGCGGCACGCTGCTCGGCGAGGCCGCGGGCACGGTCAGCGGGGTTTCCACCGATTCGCGGACGGTTGCGGCCGGCGAACTTTTTGTCCCGCTGCGCGGTGAACGTTTTGACGGTCACGACTACCTTGCCGCCGCGGCTGCTCGCGGCGTGCAGACCGTCCTGGTGGAGCAGCAGTGGCTGGCCGCCAACCAGCCGCCGGCGGGCGTGGCGGTGGTCGCTGTTCCCGATACCCTCCGGGCGCTTGGTGATCTGGCATCCTTCCATCGCCGTCGTTTTCGTATCCCGGTCGTTGCCGTTACCGGCAGCAACGGCAAGACGACGACCAAGGAGATGCTGGCGGCCATCCTGTCGCGGACCGGCGCGGGATTGAAGACCAGCGGCAATCTCAACAATCTGATTGGGCTGCCGCAGATGCTCCTGCAGCTGAACGCCGACCATCGCTGGGCGGTTCTGGAAATGGGCATGAGCGCATTCGGCGAAATCGATCGGCTGGCAGAGATTGCCCAGCCCGAACTCGGGATCATCACCAACGCCTATCCGGCCCATCTGGAGACGCTCGGCAGCGTCGAAGGGGTCGCCCGGGCGAAAGGGGAACTCTTTCTCCGGCTGCCGGTCGGCGGCTGCGCCATTTTCAATGCCGACGATCCGCTCATTGTCGCGTGCCCCTCTCCGGACGGGGTCAGACGCTTTTCGTTCGGTCTTCATAACGCCGATGTGACGGCGGCCGAGATCGAAAGCCTGGGCCGGGACGGACAACGTTTCCTGCTCCGGTTGCCGACGGCGACGGTCCCGGTGAAGCTGCGGGCGTTCGGCCGGCACAATGTCGCCAATGCCCTGGCGGCAGCTGCGGCCGCCTATCTGCTCGATATCCACCCGGAAGAGATCGCTCGGGGACTCGAGGACTTTACCCCCTATGCCCGGCGCTTCAACCTGGAAGAAGTCGGCGGACTCGTGCTGATCGACGACAGCTACAATGCCAACCCGGCCTCGATGGCGGCAGCGCTGACGACGGTACGCGAACTGCACGACAAGCGGAGTGCCGTGGCGGTGCTCGGCGATATGCTGGAACTCGGCGAAGGGACCGAAGAAGCGCACCGCCAACTCGGCCGTCTGGCGGCAACCTGCGTCAATCGCCTCTATGTGCTGGGGGGGATGGCGAAGATCGTCGCGGCCGGGGCTCTCGAAGGAGGGCTGGAGGAGCAGGCGGTCATCGTTGCCGCAAATCATGATGAAATTCTGGCCGATCTCCGGCGGACCGTTGCCACCGGAGATTTCATTCTCGTGAAAGGTTCCCGGGGGATGGTGATGGAGCGGATAGCCGAAGGGATTCGGAAGATGGGGACTGCCGCCACCGGGAAGGAGGGCGCCGTTTAA
- a CDS encoding UDP-N-acetylmuramoyl-L-alanyl-D-glutamate--2,6-diaminopimelate ligase yields the protein MRLEKIVQLVGPVETAGDMAQEIKGLYFDSRQVQPGGLFFALRGVAADGHDHIAAACAAGAVAVVLEDPSRAPAGMTWLRVENGRLAMSRTAAAFYGYPTDTVPTVGITGTNGKTTITYLVESIMAQAGLAAAVLGTISYRFGDRMIPAPNTTPESVELQRTLRELLDSGAGAVVMEVSSHALEQYRVDGCRFDVAVFTNLTRDHLDYHRDMESYFASKSRLFTALLGADPVKPRRHAVINIDDPYGARLAAAAAAPVITYGLTVAAQVRAESVSFSVSGIAGTMVTPAGSFAFHSQLLGRFNLYNILAAVGAGVALGLPLAAIAGGIGSGVRVPGRLERVDNDRGVTVLVDYAHTGDALENVLKTVTELATGRIITVFGCGGDRDRGKRPVMGSIGGRYSDLTVVTSDNPRTEEPVAIIAEILGGIGTLGLREYHVADLADGFDEKGYVAVADRHEAIRLAARLAKPGDILLLAGKGHEDYQIVGREKHHFDDREEAAAAFRERG from the coding sequence ATGCGACTTGAAAAAATTGTACAACTTGTGGGTCCTGTGGAGACAGCCGGGGACATGGCACAAGAGATCAAGGGGCTCTACTTCGATTCGCGGCAGGTGCAGCCCGGTGGTCTCTTTTTCGCGTTAAGGGGGGTGGCGGCCGATGGCCATGATCACATCGCCGCCGCTTGCGCGGCTGGTGCCGTGGCGGTGGTCCTGGAGGATCCTTCCCGGGCGCCGGCCGGAATGACCTGGCTCCGGGTCGAGAATGGTCGTCTCGCCATGTCGCGCACCGCTGCCGCTTTCTACGGCTATCCGACCGATACCGTGCCGACGGTGGGGATTACCGGTACCAACGGCAAGACCACCATCACCTACCTCGTCGAGTCGATCATGGCCCAGGCCGGGTTGGCCGCCGCGGTGCTCGGCACCATCAGCTACCGGTTCGGTGACCGGATGATACCGGCTCCGAATACCACCCCCGAATCGGTGGAGTTGCAGCGGACCCTCCGCGAGTTGCTCGACAGCGGTGCCGGCGCCGTGGTGATGGAAGTATCTTCCCATGCCCTGGAACAGTATCGGGTGGATGGCTGCCGTTTCGACGTCGCTGTTTTCACCAATCTGACCCGCGACCATCTCGATTACCACCGGGATATGGAGTCGTATTTCGCCAGCAAGAGTCGGCTATTTACCGCGCTGCTCGGTGCCGATCCGGTCAAGCCGCGCCGCCACGCAGTCATCAATATCGATGATCCGTACGGTGCCCGGCTGGCTGCGGCGGCTGCGGCGCCGGTCATTACCTACGGATTGACGGTGGCGGCCCAGGTTAGGGCGGAATCGGTCAGTTTCTCGGTGAGCGGGATTGCCGGTACCATGGTTACGCCGGCTGGCTCGTTTGCTTTTCACTCACAGCTGCTCGGCCGCTTCAACCTGTACAATATTCTGGCGGCGGTTGGTGCGGGAGTGGCCCTCGGCCTGCCGCTCGCGGCGATTGCTGGAGGGATCGGTAGTGGCGTCCGGGTGCCGGGGCGGCTCGAACGGGTCGATAACGACCGCGGGGTAACCGTGCTGGTCGACTATGCCCATACCGGCGATGCGCTGGAAAATGTCCTGAAGACCGTTACCGAGCTGGCAACCGGTCGCATCATCACCGTCTTTGGCTGCGGCGGCGATCGTGATCGGGGGAAGCGGCCGGTGATGGGGTCGATCGGCGGGCGCTACAGCGATCTGACTGTGGTGACCTCGGACAATCCGCGCACCGAAGAACCGGTAGCGATCATTGCCGAAATTCTCGGCGGGATCGGCACCCTCGGGCTTCGAGAGTACCACGTCGCCGACTTGGCCGACGGTTTTGACGAAAAGGGGTACGTGGCCGTTGCAGACCGGCACGAGGCAATCCGGCTGGCGGCCCGGCTGGCCAAGCCGGGCGATATTCTGCTGTTGGCCGGCAAAGGCCACGAGGATTACCAGATCGTCGGCCGTGAAAAACATCATTTCGACGATCGCGAGGAAGCTGCCGCCGCCTTTCGGGAGCGGGGATAG
- a CDS encoding penicillin-binding protein produces MRYDAEKWMALRTRMVAGIFIVFFACAVSRAFYLQVVKRDYLLKLADRQHQKIVPLTPVRGTIYDANGAALAVSVEMDSCFAQPRSLEAPADAAARLAPLLGMTKEAVLKKFQGNRNFVWLQRRMTPDDAKKIRDLNIEGIGFVKETKRFYPNSEVAAHVIGFTGVDPDGLEGVELKYDSTILGGTGYLVTERDALGREIALKGTVVQNGSEGHNLTLTLDKNIQYITEKELAKAVVGSGAKGGTAIVMDPRTGKVLAMANYPTFNLNSHGSYSPQVWRNRAVADSFEPGSTFKVLLIASALEEKTIRPGDSFNCEGGSYSIGGRTIHDTHKYGRLSIADILKYSSNIGAAKIGARLGPSRLYSYLRNFGIGERTGIDLPGEASGSLRPWSQWYGVDLATISFGQGVTASAIQLTSAVSAIANGGVLMRPYVVEKITDNDGNLVKSFEPQQRRQVVSAETAKIVTRMMEGVAAEGGTGTNAAVDGYLVAGKTGTAQKVDPVTHSYSLNKRTASFIGFVPANHPRLTIMVVVDEPKTSPYGGVVAAPAFSSIALQSLCYLKVPPDEVVRSKPKPLEVKNHAPATEESDEVASEGAIVDGGNGVVMPNFRGKSMRQVLKTMEEEGLNVRLLGSGRAVEQNPLPGRRIGPADQVWVRFVPSA; encoded by the coding sequence ATGAGGTATGATGCCGAGAAATGGATGGCTCTGCGCACCCGCATGGTGGCAGGGATATTCATTGTTTTTTTCGCCTGCGCCGTTTCTCGGGCATTTTATCTCCAAGTAGTCAAACGGGATTACCTGCTGAAGCTTGCCGATCGGCAGCACCAGAAAATCGTTCCGCTGACACCGGTGCGGGGCACCATCTACGATGCGAACGGCGCGGCTCTGGCCGTTTCGGTAGAGATGGATTCATGTTTTGCCCAGCCACGCTCCCTGGAGGCCCCGGCTGACGCCGCGGCCCGTTTGGCACCCTTGCTCGGGATGACCAAGGAGGCGGTGCTGAAGAAATTCCAGGGGAACAGGAATTTCGTCTGGCTGCAGCGGCGGATGACTCCGGACGATGCCAAAAAGATCCGGGATCTGAACATCGAGGGAATCGGCTTCGTTAAAGAGACGAAGCGTTTCTATCCCAACTCGGAAGTTGCCGCCCATGTCATCGGCTTCACCGGCGTAGACCCGGACGGGCTGGAAGGGGTCGAACTCAAATACGATTCGACGATTCTCGGTGGCACTGGCTATCTGGTGACCGAACGGGACGCCCTCGGCCGGGAGATTGCCCTGAAAGGGACCGTTGTCCAGAATGGCAGCGAAGGGCACAATCTCACGCTGACGCTGGACAAGAACATCCAGTACATTACCGAGAAGGAACTGGCCAAAGCGGTGGTGGGGAGCGGCGCCAAAGGCGGCACTGCCATCGTGATGGACCCGCGGACCGGTAAAGTGCTGGCAATGGCAAATTATCCGACCTTCAATCTGAACTCCCATGGTTCGTATTCCCCCCAGGTGTGGCGTAACCGGGCGGTGGCCGACAGCTTCGAACCGGGTTCGACGTTCAAGGTCCTGTTGATTGCCTCCGCCCTGGAGGAAAAGACGATCAGGCCGGGCGACTCGTTCAACTGCGAGGGGGGAAGTTACAGCATTGGCGGTCGGACGATCCACGATACCCATAAATACGGGCGATTGAGCATTGCCGACATTCTCAAATATTCCAGCAACATCGGGGCAGCCAAGATCGGAGCCCGGCTGGGTCCGTCGCGGTTGTACAGTTATCTGCGAAACTTCGGCATCGGCGAGCGGACTGGGATCGATCTTCCCGGCGAAGCGTCGGGGAGCCTGCGGCCGTGGAGCCAATGGTATGGCGTCGATCTGGCGACGATCTCCTTCGGCCAGGGGGTGACTGCCTCGGCAATCCAACTGACGTCGGCCGTTTCGGCCATTGCCAATGGCGGCGTACTGATGAGGCCGTATGTCGTTGAAAAAATTACCGACAACGACGGCAATCTGGTCAAGAGTTTCGAGCCGCAGCAACGCCGACAGGTCGTCTCGGCCGAAACGGCGAAAATTGTCACCAGGATGATGGAGGGGGTGGCGGCCGAGGGAGGGACCGGCACGAACGCCGCGGTCGACGGCTACTTGGTTGCCGGCAAGACGGGGACAGCTCAGAAGGTCGATCCGGTCACTCACAGCTACTCGCTCAACAAGCGGACCGCCTCGTTCATCGGCTTTGTTCCGGCCAACCACCCGCGGCTGACGATCATGGTGGTGGTCGATGAGCCGAAGACCAGCCCCTACGGTGGCGTGGTCGCGGCCCCGGCATTCAGCTCGATTGCGCTGCAATCGCTCTGCTACCTGAAAGTTCCTCCCGACGAGGTCGTCCGGAGCAAGCCGAAGCCGCTGGAGGTAAAGAACCACGCGCCAGCGACCGAGGAGAGCGACGAAGTGGCGTCAGAGGGGGCGATCGTCGATGGGGGCAACGGTGTGGTGATGCCGAATTTCCGGGGCAAAAGTATGCGGCAGGTGCTGAAGACGATGGAAGAAGAGGGACTCAATGTCCGGCTGCTCGGCAGCGGCCGGGCCGTTGAGCAAAATCCGCTTCCGGGGCGGCGGATCGGGCCGGCCGACCAGGTGTGGGTGCGGTTCGTTCCCTCGGCGTAA
- the ftsL gene encoding cell division protein FtsL, protein MAQAKTAFSKVAAPKSLEAVSTQRGQLFPYLLVVLVLLTLVSVFHVWSRVRVIDLNLEIAATSKLLKDAQEEQNRLKLEVASLKTPARIEALAKGDLGMALPTDQQLVVVK, encoded by the coding sequence ATGGCACAGGCCAAAACAGCATTCAGCAAGGTGGCCGCACCGAAAAGTCTTGAAGCCGTCTCTACCCAGCGGGGGCAACTTTTCCCGTATCTTCTGGTCGTCTTGGTGCTGCTAACCCTGGTGTCCGTGTTCCATGTCTGGTCACGGGTACGGGTGATCGATCTCAATCTGGAGATCGCTGCAACCAGCAAGCTGCTCAAGGATGCCCAAGAGGAGCAGAATCGGCTGAAGCTCGAGGTAGCGTCGTTGAAAACGCCGGCGCGGATCGAAGCTCTTGCCAAGGGCGATCTCGGCATGGCGTTGCCGACTGACCAACAGCTGGTCGTGGTGAAATGA
- the rsmH gene encoding 16S rRNA (cytosine(1402)-N(4))-methyltransferase RsmH gives MAAFGHLSVMPREVISFLAPRQGGIYLDGTLGGAGHARLILEATAPDGQLIGLDRDPAALAEAETQLARFGARVRLVQQNFSEMAEVLALLGITAINGFLLDLGVSSHQLDRAERGFSFQADAPLDMRMDPAAEVSAADLVNGSSEQELSRLIWAYGEERWAKRIAAFIVKARQVSAIETTLQLVDIIKGAIPRAKWEERLHPATRTFQALRIAVNDELGSLERGLAAGLGLLAPGGRGVVISFHSLEDRIVKNVFRRGAQGCTCPKGLPQCVCGNTPQLRILTGKPVVPADDEVSSNPRARSARLRAVEKL, from the coding sequence GTGGCAGCCTTCGGTCATCTGTCGGTGATGCCGCGCGAGGTAATCAGCTTCCTCGCTCCCCGCCAGGGGGGGATCTATCTTGACGGGACGCTCGGCGGTGCCGGTCATGCCCGGCTGATCCTCGAAGCGACGGCCCCTGATGGCCAGCTGATCGGTTTGGACCGCGATCCGGCCGCTCTTGCCGAAGCCGAAACGCAACTAGCCCGGTTTGGAGCGCGCGTCAGGCTGGTGCAGCAAAACTTCTCCGAGATGGCCGAGGTTCTCGCCCTGCTAGGGATAACGGCCATCAACGGCTTCCTCCTCGATCTGGGCGTATCGTCCCACCAGCTGGACCGGGCCGAGCGGGGCTTCAGTTTCCAGGCCGATGCGCCGCTCGACATGCGGATGGATCCGGCGGCCGAGGTTTCGGCGGCGGATCTGGTCAACGGCAGCTCGGAGCAGGAACTGTCACGGCTGATCTGGGCGTACGGCGAGGAACGCTGGGCAAAGAGAATTGCCGCCTTTATCGTCAAGGCTCGCCAGGTCAGTGCGATCGAAACGACGTTACAGCTCGTTGACATCATCAAGGGAGCGATTCCCCGGGCCAAATGGGAAGAGCGCCTCCATCCGGCGACCCGCACATTCCAGGCGCTGCGCATCGCGGTCAACGATGAGTTGGGCAGTCTCGAACGGGGTCTTGCCGCCGGGTTGGGCCTGCTTGCTCCCGGTGGGCGAGGGGTGGTGATTTCGTTCCATTCGCTGGAAGACCGGATCGTCAAGAATGTTTTCCGTCGCGGTGCGCAGGGATGTACCTGCCCGAAGGGGCTTCCGCAATGTGTCTGTGGGAATACGCCGCAACTGCGTATTTTGACGGGGAAACCGGTAGTCCCGGCGGATGATGAAGTCAGCAGCAATCCAAGGGCTCGCAGCGCCCGGCTGCGGGCGGTTGAAAAGCTGTAG
- the mraZ gene encoding division/cell wall cluster transcriptional repressor MraZ, whose amino-acid sequence MFRGIFETTIDAKGRTSLPAKFREVLVETFGDERFFVTNSAPVGLGGDQFTSGLLLFPYNGWLRFEEGLLNNTDLTSGEKNSVMRRIIAPAVECTADKLGRILVPPHLRKSAALEREIVFVGQMTKAEIWSLSEYEKVSVQDLKNFPTNSPVLANLGL is encoded by the coding sequence ATGTTCCGGGGAATTTTTGAGACAACGATCGACGCTAAGGGGCGGACGAGCTTACCGGCCAAATTCCGGGAGGTTCTGGTCGAGACTTTTGGTGACGAGCGCTTCTTCGTTACGAACTCCGCGCCCGTCGGCCTGGGGGGCGACCAGTTCACTTCCGGCTTGCTGCTGTTCCCCTATAACGGTTGGCTGCGCTTCGAAGAGGGGCTGCTCAATAATACCGATCTGACATCCGGTGAGAAAAACAGTGTCATGCGGCGGATCATCGCGCCGGCAGTGGAGTGTACCGCCGATAAGCTCGGAAGGATTCTCGTGCCGCCCCATTTGCGAAAAAGTGCCGCGCTGGAACGTGAAATCGTCTTTGTCGGCCAGATGACCAAAGCGGAAATTTGGAGCCTTTCGGAATATGAGAAGGTAAGTGTCCAGGATCTGAAGAATTTCCCGACGAATTCACCGGTCCTGGCCAACCTGGGGCTTTAG
- a CDS encoding zinc ribbon domain-containing protein, translating to MLRKNLMLLEELQELDLKIDGRHGEKQTLLDQLAALDERVDSVRRTVSEKREELALLEDERRSLEQNLITENENIARSEARQKEIKTQKEYQAVLKEVSAAKKQKSELEEQLQQKRTQIEELSGEIAAREEELASLEANIDSQKAEIQGSIDRLEQEISVDAAAKEATAKSIPASLLKRYGALREKRQGIAVVAARDGNCSGCNMNLPPQLYNSLFRTDELVLCPHCQRMLVLRQEA from the coding sequence GTGTTGCGCAAGAATCTGATGTTGCTTGAGGAGTTGCAGGAGCTGGACCTGAAAATCGACGGCCGCCATGGCGAGAAGCAGACCCTGCTTGACCAGCTGGCCGCGCTTGACGAGCGGGTCGATAGCGTCCGCCGGACCGTCAGCGAAAAACGGGAGGAGCTGGCTCTTCTTGAAGACGAGCGGCGGTCGCTGGAACAGAATCTCATTACCGAAAACGAGAACATTGCCCGTTCCGAAGCCCGGCAAAAAGAGATCAAGACCCAGAAAGAGTACCAGGCGGTGCTGAAAGAGGTCTCCGCCGCCAAAAAACAGAAGAGTGAGCTCGAAGAGCAGCTGCAGCAGAAACGGACCCAGATCGAGGAGCTGTCCGGGGAAATTGCCGCCCGTGAGGAAGAGCTGGCTTCGCTCGAAGCGAATATTGATAGCCAGAAAGCGGAAATCCAGGGGAGTATCGACCGGCTCGAGCAGGAAATCAGCGTTGATGCCGCGGCCAAGGAGGCTACGGCAAAGAGTATTCCGGCATCGCTCCTGAAGCGGTACGGGGCCCTCCGGGAAAAACGCCAGGGGATTGCCGTGGTGGCAGCGCGGGACGGAAACTGTTCCGGCTGCAACATGAATTTGCCGCCGCAGCTTTACAACAGCCTGTTCCGGACCGATGAGCTGGTCCTGTGCCCCCATTGCCAACGGATGCTCGTTCTGCGTCAGGAAGCTTAA